The Platichthys flesus chromosome 10, fPlaFle2.1, whole genome shotgun sequence genome includes a window with the following:
- the synj2bp gene encoding synaptojanin-2-binding protein, which translates to MNGSLRPSPSVVDIKLKRGPAGLGFNIVGGVDQQYVVNDNGIYVAKIKEDGAAALDGRLQEGDKILAINGVQLEDLMHKSAVDLFRMAGEDVDLRVLKKLLQHDNGSTDPQPNQPSPALSLGVLLALAGAAVLFSFVYTRHIRKHF; encoded by the exons ATGAACGGCTCTCTGCGCCCCTCACCCAGCGTGGTGGACATCAAGCTGAAGCGAGGACCGGCAG GTCTGGGCTTCAACATAGTTGGAGGTGTGGACCAGCAGTATGTTGTGAATGACAATGGAATATACGTGgccaaaataaaagaagatggAGCTGCGGcattggatgggagactccaAGAGGGGGACAAGATCCTGGCG ATCAATGGAGTCCAGCTGGAGGATCTGATGCATAAATCTGCAGTGGATCTGTTCAGGATGGCCGGGGAGGATGTGGATCTCCGTGTTCTGAAGAAG TTGCTTCAACACGATAACGGATCCACAGACCCACAACCCAATCAACCCTCCCCGGCGCTTTCCCTGGGAGTCCTGCTCGCTTTAGCCGGAGCCGCCGTCCTCTTCTCGTTCGTGTACACGCGGCACATTCGGAAACACTTTTAA